The nucleotide sequence ttactgtgagcaatcagacaaaattctcccacaaccatcaatctgcagttggccagcgtagtAATAAAGGCTGGCCAGATCCCAGACACTAATAAGGAAATTTTTTAGGAGTTTGTcatacagtagactagaaacggctgcacttgttatatatatatatatatatatatatatatatatatatatatatatatattatatatattatatatatatatatatatgtgtgtgtgtgtgtgtgtgtgtatgtgtgtgtgtgtgtgcacgcgctcgtgcacctgtgtgtgtgtttgtgtgcgtgtgtataagacGTGAGATACCATAAGGATcaataaaattatatctttttatgCAACTTTACTGAAGTATTCGTATGGCACAATAACTATAATAGGAAATGTAacaaataatgtacagtatatagtggGGTACAAAAGAAACGTTGGTAAAACAACAAAAATGAACAGAAAACATTGAAGagacaaactaatatatatatatatatatatatatatatatatatatatatatatatatatatatatatatatatatatatatataaatatatatatgcattcttagCTCACATATCAAATTTCATGCAGAGCCTGCGATCCGTTAACCCATGATCTTAGCCATTACTTTTAGAAAAGAATCTATCAGTCGTCCATTATTCTGGATAATAAACAATAAACCTGACTCCCTTAAGAATAAACAGGGGCTGGAGGATCAGGATAAGAAGGAGGATACTGCGCTTCTCCTTCGAAGGTCACTTGGGCCACCAGACCGTCGCCGTTGTCGAAGTAATTGACAATCTGCTTTCGGCCGTCAGGGAGGTCTACGACGTAGCTGCCCTCTGTCTTGTATCCGTCACGGACTTCGGAGTGCTCGTAGTTGTTGCCGGAGTAGCCGTCGGCGACGCCGTATTTGTAAGTGTAGTTTGGAGGCACCTGGGAGAGAAaaaggagaattaataataataatagtaataataatgctcgGGTGGGTTTATTCGATCTTGTCTCACTCCTCGCCTCTCATTTTCTCTCTGgttttggcctctctctctctctctctctctctctctctctctctctctctctctctctctctctctctctctctctctctctctcattttaattgtAACATATTCTAAACCCCCTATTTTACATTTTCATAAGTTTAGTATGtatcatggatctctctctctctctctctctctctctctctctctctctctctctctctctctctctctctctctctctctctcattttaatcctAACTACATATTTGTACTTTTCCTATTTTAGTCTGAATcagggaacactctctctctctctctctctctctctctctctctctctctctctctctctctctctctctcattagtgatTATAATGAGAAGAACATTTAGATTTTGACTAAAAACATCGTAGGGTTACAAAAACTCATCTATCTCCATTCGTAGCCTATTCTAAATATCAATAAGCTATTTACTTACATCAGGGTAGTCTGGTTCTTTGGGTCCATAGGACGGTGGTGGCGGGGGAGGAAGTTCGTAGACGGGCACCTCATCGGCCACTACTAGAACCGCCAAACACACCAACACGAAGAACTGGAATTGTAATAACTAGTATAAGAAGAAATCATTATATTACAAGTCTTTCTTAAGAGGAATTTGGTCATGACTTAATGATCTATacagtaatctcccctatataatgaagagcaagtgtttgtatgtatatatatatatatatatatatatatatatatatatatatatatatatatatatatatatatatatatatatataatatatatatatatatatatgtatacatatatacatatatatatatatatatatatatatatatatatatatacaaacacttgctcttcattatataagggagattactctaCAAGTCATTAAGTCATGACCAAATTTCTCTTAAGAATGACCTTTAAACGAGTAAAAAGATTTTGAAGTGTTTAGTGAAAGGAAAAAGTTGGAACTGAATGGAATAAATTGAAGCCAGGATCCTGGAGGAACCAAATTTAGATGAATGACTGGGAAATAgagtatatactagtatatatatatatacatatatatatatatatatatatatatatatatataatatatatatatatatatatatatagagtgagggTCTT is from Palaemon carinicauda isolate YSFRI2023 chromosome 13, ASM3689809v2, whole genome shotgun sequence and encodes:
- the LOC137651974 gene encoding pro-resilin-like → MALKFFVLVCLAVLVVADEVPVYELPPPPPPSYGPKEPDYPDVPPNYTYKYGVADGYSGNNYEHSEVRDGYKTEGSYVVDLPDGRKQIVNYFDNGDGLVAQVTFEGEAQYPPSYPDPPAPVYS